The window AATGTCATCGAGCGCCGTCTACAGCGCATCGGACGCGGATATCGTCGTCAACGACGGTAACGTCGATGGGGCGCTCAGCGGTGCATCGTCGGGCGACGTGATTTACGTCGACGGTTCGGCCAGTGGCTTTACCGCCGACGTTTCGAACGTGACGATTGCGGGGAACCGCGGAATCGGCAGCGACGGAGAAATCACGGGTAAAGTCGACGTCGTGGCGGACGACGTGCGCCTCGACGGGCTTAAAATCAGCCCCGGCAGCGGCACGGCACTATCCATCGACGCGCAGAACCTGGTCACCTACAACTGCGCTATCGTCAATGGTAGTAACAAGGTCGTCCGGTTCGAGCGGAAGAACACGGCGGCGCGGTTCACCCAATGTAAGTTCGCCCATTACGACGGGTACGGCGTCTCCCTCAACCACTACGAGCACGACGAAGCCCACAAGGTTGTCTTCGAGTACAACGAGTTCACCGACCTCGGACGCCACGGCCTCATCCTCGGGTCGGCCTGGGCGGCCGTTCGGGACAACCACACGTACGGTAATATGACGGAACTTTCCACGGACCACTGGATTTCGTTCCGCGCGCCCAACGAATACGGCATCAATGGTGGTTCGGCCCCCGTCGAGTGCGGCGCTCCGTGTGGGAACGGCGTCATCGAGCACAACCTGCACGAGATTACGGGGACGGACGGCAAGTCCCGACTCGCCGTCGTCCGCGGCGAACCGACCGACGGCGTCTGGGTTCAGGACAACGAGGCGCCGGGCAACACCGCTCCGACCGGCGGCTGCCACTCCAACGGCACCCACGGCGGCTGGGGCGAGCAGCTCGTGATGCAGAACGCATCGTCGACGAACGACTTCTCCAACGTCTTCATCGAGAACAACCAGCGGTAAGAACGACCCCCGCCTGTCACTGGCGCGTCCGGAATCGGACACGCTACCCGGCGTCTCTCGTTCGAAACGACTTACGCTGCAACGCCGATTTTTAAACGGATGAACCGAGGCCGAATAGCGATGCGATGAATACGTCACAGGCGGTTCATAACAAAGTCTACGTTCCACAGCAACGGGGCATGAGCAGCGTCGCACTCGTCGTCTTGGATACTCTCCGATATGACTACTTCGAGGAGATCTTCGACTGGCTTGATGGTGCCCGATTCACCCGCACGTATTCGACGTCGCACTGGACCGTCCCGGCTCATGCGTCGCTTTTCACCGGCCGGTACGCCAGCGAGGTCGGCGTTCACGGGTCGTCACCGACGCTCGAATGTCCGGAGGGGACCGTAGCAGAGGCGTTTCAGGCGGCCGGCTACCGGACCCGATGTCTCACGGCGAACCCCCAACTCTATCAGTACGACGGGTGGGACCGTGGTTTCGACGAATTCGTCGGAGCGGCCGGGCTCACACCGACTGCTGCCGACGTTTTCGATTGGGCAGCACACATCGAGGAAACCAACCCCGGTCTCGGCCGATATCTCTCCGGCCTCTCGGACTGTCTTTTCGGCGACTGTAATACCGTTCGCTCACTCCGACATGGGTACGAACTCTACCGGACGCCCACGTGGGACGGCGGCGCAAAGGCAGTCAAAAAGCGACTGGAGGCGACGGACTTCGCCGACGACGAGTTCCTCTTCGTCAACCTCATGGAAGCCCACACGCCGTATCACCCGCCGACGGGCGGAGACGACCCCGTCAGCGTCGTTATCGCGGATGCGATCGCCGAGGACGTCACCGACCCCGAAACGGTGCGGGCCGCCTATCGGACTTCGGTCGAGTACCTCTCGGAGGTCTATCGGGAGATTTTCGCGGAACTCGAATCGTCGTTCGACTACGTCATCACCCTCTCCGACCACGGGGAGTTACTCGGCGAACACGGACTGTGGAACCACTCTATCGGCCTGCATCCCGAGTTGATACACGTCCCGCTTGTCATCAGC of the Natronomonas halophila genome contains:
- a CDS encoding sulfatase-like hydrolase/transferase — translated: MSSVALVVLDTLRYDYFEEIFDWLDGARFTRTYSTSHWTVPAHASLFTGRYASEVGVHGSSPTLECPEGTVAEAFQAAGYRTRCLTANPQLYQYDGWDRGFDEFVGAAGLTPTAADVFDWAAHIEETNPGLGRYLSGLSDCLFGDCNTVRSLRHGYELYRTPTWDGGAKAVKKRLEATDFADDEFLFVNLMEAHTPYHPPTGGDDPVSVVIADAIAEDVTDPETVRAAYRTSVEYLSEVYREIFAELESSFDYVITLSDHGELLGEHGLWNHSIGLHPELIHVPLVISGPDITPGLRNEVTSLLDVHRTTASLAGIDVDSRGRNLFEPLDSREFLFESHGLLPFHRAQFERKGLSEAEFRHWQTPLNGFVDGDGNYCYETEPGDFRVIGDGDLTESKRRLDDLVEGIEKRDLGDANFEVSDGVRARLEELGYA